Part of the Leucobacter insecticola genome is shown below.
GGCGCGAGTCCTGGTTTCTTGAGCCGTGATGTGCAACTTTTACGATGTCAGCGCGGAGACCCACACCGCGCGCCAGGAGTGCTCGGTGTTCGTTTTCGCCGGTGTCCGCAAGAAGAAGGGTGGTGAGGCCGCCCGCGCTCGCGAGCAGCACGAGGCTGGTCGCGTTCTCGTCCGTGACGACGCGCCCGGGCTCGGGCGCAAGAATCTCCCACCGCACCCCGGGGTCGTCGCTTCGCATCCCCTCAACGCCCACTCGGTACGGCACACCATATTCTTCAAGTTCTTGCAGCAGCGGCCGCGGTGAAGCGCCTGCGACGCCCTCGCTGCCAGGAATATACTCCGCGACCGGAGGTGACACCAGCGCAGCCTCCGTGATCGCGGCTACCGCGCTGAGCGCCCCGACGTGGTCCTGGTCGTCGTGCGTCAGCACTAAGAGCCGAATGCGGTGAACGCCGAAGCGGGCCAGACAGTCCTCGATGAGTTCGGGGCTGTCTCCCGTGTCAACCAGAATCGTGCTGTTGGGGACACCCGGTTCTCGCAGCAGTATCGCGTCGCCCTGGTGGACGTCGCATGCGACAACCGCCCAGTCACCGGGCACGCTCGCCCGCTGCGTCAGCGGAGACACGAGCGTCACCCCGGCGAAGATGCCGCAGGCCGCGCACAACAGGACCGCCACCGCGCCCCGCACTGCACGGGGCACACGCGGAGACTCACCGTTCTCAACCCAGGGAACCCTCCCGCGTACGCGCGCGGTTCCCGGCCACGGAAGACGCCCGGTGTGCAACGCCCAGGCGAGGATCGGAAGCACCTGCACAAGCGTCAACAGAGCCGCCCCGACCAGCCTTCCGGCCAGATCCAGCGGGCAAACGGGAGTTGTGCGCAGATCTCCGCGGTGGCAGCAACCCATCGTGCCGAAACCGCAGCAACGTGCAGGATCAGTGTTCCCAGCGACTCAGCGACGGGCAGTAACAACATGGCGAGAAGACCAAGCCCCGTGCCCAGGGGTGCCGCGGGGGCCGCGAGCACATTCGCTAAGATGCCCGCGGCGGGGATCCCTGGCTGTAACAGCAACAACAGTGGACCACACGCGATCTGCGCCGCAAGCGCCATCGCGATGGGCACCGCCAACACCCGCGGTATGTGCAATCGCTTCTGCAGGCCAGCGCTCAGCGCGGGGACCCCCAACAGAATCCCCGCAGTGGCCGCGACCGAAAGCCCGAACCCGGGATGCAGCGCCTGCCACGGATCGAGCGCGAGCAACAGCAGGATCGCGACCGCCAGGCTCGGAAGCGCCTGCGAACGCTTGCCACCGTAGCCGGAGATCAGCACGACGGCGGCCATCACCGCGGCTCGCTGCACACTCGGGTCTGGCCCAACAACATAGACAAAGCACGTGAGAGCAGCGGCGGCGAGGATCCGCCGCACCCGTCTTCCCGCGCCCAACCGCGAGCTCACCCACATGATCGAACTTGTCACGAGCGCGCAGTTCGCGCCTGACACCGCGGTGAGATGTGTAAGGGAGCTTTCGAGCATCGCGTTCTGGAGATGCTCGTCAACGAGGGAGGTATCTCCGACGGCAAAGCCAGGCAACAAAGTGGCTCCGGGCAGCTTGCTCGTCGCTTCACGCAGCCCCAGCCGCAGTTCGCTCGCGACCACCCCGGCGCCCGCCGCAAGTGACCACGCACCGCGGGGTGCCGCGGGCACCGCCGCGTCACTGTCGGCCACCGTAACACCATACGCGGCAGCCGATCCCGCCTCGAGCCGCTCAGGGCGGCCACTCAGTTCCAGGCGTGATCCCGGAACCCAGCGGGCATCCGTCTCACCGTCCACCCACAGCAGCACTGGGATATCGCCTCTCGGCGCATGCACCGTCGCCCGGACCCAGAAGCGTTCACCGAACCCGCCCTGCGTTTCCGCCGCAAATGTCACAATGGTCACCTGCATCCCGAGATCCGCACGCCGCACCGCAGCTTCTTCGAGCATCGGATCCGCACGCTGCCACTCACCCGCGTTGATGGTGGCCCCCAACACGACCAGTGCCGCACAGCTCAGCGCGAGCAGTCGCCAAGCTGCGCGATTTCTGCCGCGCTGAAGGGCGAATGCGAGTGCGAGTACCCCGCAGCTTACGCTCGCGACACACACCCACCACCCGGTGCCGGGCTGGGTCACCGCCCATGCCGTTATTGCCCAAGCGAGGAGCGCGGGAGCTAGCAGCCGCCAGCGCCCAGGCGGCGGCCGACTCACACCGTCACCCGATCCCGCAGGTTCTCCAAAATCTTCGCCCCAACACCGGAGACCTCAAGGAGCTGCTCGACACTCGAGAAGGCGCCGTTCGTCTGCCGCCAGTCCACAATGCGCTGGGCAAGTGCCGGGCCAATTCTCGGCAGCGTTTCCAACTGTGCAGCGTCCGCCGAGTTCAGGTTAACGAGGCCGCCCTGGGTGGCGGAACCGCCACTCGTCACACCTCCGCCCTCTACAGCCGCGGAAGCCCGTTGCGCGGCCGCTTGCTCCGCATCGGGCACCAGAAGCTGCTCACCGTCGACCACCACCCTCGCTAGATTGACGCCGGCCAGTGCCGCCTCTGGCGTGGCTCCGCCCGCTGCCTCAATGGCTTCGGAAGCGCGGGCGCCAGCGTTCAGCTCAACAACCCCTGGATTCAGCACTTCTCCAACGACGTGCACAAATACAACGGTGTCGGCGGGGGGCTCATTTTCGCCGGAAGGCGTACCGGGCGCAGCAGCCTCTGCGGCCCCATCGTGAGCAGCCGCCGAGGTCGTGTCGATCCCCGCACCGCTCTGGAGCATCGTCATGATGATCGCGATCACCACCGCAACCACAAACACCGCAGCTCCGGCGACCGCGGGCACCGAGACCGAACGGGTGATTCGCTGTCGAAGTGTCTGCTCTGGCCGCCATTCGAGCGCCTCGGGTTGTGCGGAGGGCCCGCTTTCAACGGTGGCGCGTTCATGCCACGCACCCCGCCTGAGTACCGCCTCAGAACTCAGCGGAGGATCTGATCCGCGTGGCGTCTGTTCCGACGACACATCGCTATCATCAGAATTGAGATGCCGTGGGCCGGCCCCATCGTTGAGGGGGCTGCGTGTTCGATTGGGTGAGAGTTGAGGTTTCATGCACACACGATAGGACGGGAAACCCGCTTACGGAGGCCTGTCACCGCATCTGTGCATAACCCGTCAGAATCGTGGGCCACAACGCGCCTGTGAACGAGGGTTGCTCACCCTCCGCACAGGACAACTGTTCGGGCGCTCACTCGTCGAGAGTGAACGCCCGAACACCCTGTTCGTTCAGTTATGCGCGTCGACGCCGCAGCACCAGCATCGCACCGCCGAGCAGTGCGAGCCCAGCGAACCCTCCGATGAAAAGCATCGACTCAGCACCGGTCGTGGCGAGACCGCCTGCACTCGCGGGTGAAACCTTCGCTCCCGGCACAACGTCTTCGCCCGGCGCTGGCTTTGTGGCTGGCTTCGTGTCGGGCACCGGCGACGTCGGCCCGGGCCCCGGCGCAACGGCGACAGGGAGGAACTTCACCGATGCGGATCCTTCGAGATTCGTCACGTCAAAGGTCACAACTGCTTCGCCCTCCTGAACTGAGGTCAGCGTGGAGGTGTACGTTCCGTCCTGGTTATCGACGAGAGGATCCACAGTTCCGAGCGAGGCGCTCAGCTCGACGTCTTCCCCGGCAAGGGGATTGTCGAACTCGTCAAACACAGACACGGTCACGATGACGGGGTCAGCACCGTCCGCTAGCGCGGCGTCAGTCGATGTCGCGATGGTCGCAGCCTTCGCAGCGCCCGCGACAACACGGACCACCGTGGGTGCCGTCACCACATTCGTTTCTGTTTCAGTACCGAGCGCGTTCACCATGACTGCGCGGTAGCAGTAGAGGCCCGCCGTCGTCGGAGACGTTATCGCCAGTTCCGAGTCAGTCCGGCCCAGGTCACTTGCGGTCGTGGCGGTCGTGGTGTTCTCAACCGCCGGATCCGCGATGTCTGTCCACACGGTCGATGGATCAACGCAGCTGTCGTCAATGGCAATGGCGGACTGCCATACGATCTGAGGCGCCTCATCGCCAGATCCTGAAGCGGTGAGTACCACTCGCTCGGCGGGGCCCGACGTCATCGCAGCTACAGGATCAGCAACAACGGCGGGCGAAGTGCCATAGGTGAAGGTCCCCACCTGGACACCGCGCACGGTGACAGGGTAGGTGCCGCTGACCGCCTGCGCGGGTACCGCAAAGGAAAGGTCACCGTTCGGCAGCAAGCGAACGTTACTCGCCTCGACTTCCCCCACCAACACACGCGGCTGATCGAGACCGAGGGGCGCCGGCGAGAGAATCGGTGAGGTTGA
Proteins encoded:
- a CDS encoding ComEC/Rec2 family competence protein, whose product is MQVLPILAWALHTGRLPWPGTARVRGRVPWVENGESPRVPRAVRGAVAVLLCAACGIFAGVTLVSPLTQRASVPGDWAVVACDVHQGDAILLREPGVPNSTILVDTGDSPELIEDCLARFGVHRIRLLVLTHDDQDHVGALSAVAAITEAALVSPPVAEYIPGSEGVAGASPRPLLQELEEYGVPYRVGVEGMRSDDPGVRWEILAPEPGRVVTDENATSLVLLASAGGLTTLLLADTGENEHRALLARGVGLRADIVKVAHHGSRNQDSRLLAATAARFGLVSVGAENRYGHPNEVVLTAMRDAGIIALRTDELGSIALRKVAGEIHAWSVRAPEETGEQGREELRDLPARSGSDVGATE
- a CDS encoding ComEC/Rec2 family competence protein — its product is MSRPPPGRWRLLAPALLAWAITAWAVTQPGTGWWVCVASVSCGVLALAFALQRGRNRAAWRLLALSCAALVVLGATINAGEWQRADPMLEEAAVRRADLGMQVTIVTFAAETQGGFGERFWVRATVHAPRGDIPVLLWVDGETDARWVPGSRLELSGRPERLEAGSAAAYGVTVADSDAAVPAAPRGAWSLAAGAGVVASELRLGLREATSKLPGATLLPGFAVGDTSLVDEHLQNAMLESSLTHLTAVSGANCALVTSSIMWVSSRLGAGRRVRRILAAAALTCFVYVVGPDPSVQRAAVMAAVVLISGYGGKRSQALPSLAVAILLLLALDPWQALHPGFGLSVAATAGILLGVPALSAGLQKRLHIPRVLAVPIAMALAAQIACGPLLLLLQPGIPAAGILANVLAAPAAPLGTGLGLLAMLLLPVAESLGTLILHVAAVSARWVAATAEICAQLPFARWIWPEGWSGRLC
- a CDS encoding ComEA family DNA-binding protein, whose amino-acid sequence is MSSEQTPRGSDPPLSSEAVLRRGAWHERATVESGPSAQPEALEWRPEQTLRQRITRSVSVPAVAGAAVFVVAVVIAIIMTMLQSGAGIDTTSAAAHDGAAEAAAPGTPSGENEPPADTVVFVHVVGEVLNPGVVELNAGARASEAIEAAGGATPEAALAGVNLARVVVDGEQLLVPDAEQAAAQRASAAVEGGGVTSGGSATQGGLVNLNSADAAQLETLPRIGPALAQRIVDWRQTNGAFSSVEQLLEVSGVGAKILENLRDRVTV